The Elusimicrobium sp. An273 DNA window TGACTTTGGGCTGACCAAAGTGCTCGGATTCGTAGTTGGGGGCCGCTAATGTCTGAAGAAAAAGCTTGGTACGTCGTGCATACCCAAACGGGGCACGAGGATAAAGTAAGAGAAAAAATTCTGCTTAACATCGAAATCCAAAATTTCGGTGATCGTGTTTTTCAAGTATTGGTTCCCACCGAAGAAGTCGTTGAAGTCAAACAAAACAAGAAAATTTTGCGCAAACGGAAGTTTTTCCCTGGCTATGTGCTGGTGCAGATGAAAATGACCAGCGAAGCGTATTGGTTTATTAAAAGCATTACGGGCGTAACCGGCTTTTTGGGCGATCCCAACCCGGTGCCGCTGCCGGAAGAAGAAATTGCCGGCATCGTAGAACTGACGGACAACACCTCCGGCAAACCCAAACACGTGGTGGAGTTTGAACGCGGCGAAAGCGTACGCATTACCGAAGGCCCGTTCAAACACTTTATTGGTGTAGTGGAAGACGTCAACGAGCAGAAGAACAAACTGAAGGTGATGGTAACGGTCTTTGACCGCGCCACCCCGGTGGAAGTGGACTTCCTGCAAGTGGAAAAGAACTAGATTTTACCGCAGTAAAGCAGTAAAAAATATGGAGTAACGACAAAATGGCAAAAGAGAAAAAAATTAAAGGTTACATCAAGCTGCAGATTCCCGCTGGCGCTGCCAACCCGGCCCCGCCTGTGGGCCCGGCTTTGGGCCAGCATGGTGTAAACATCATGGAATTCTGCAAACAATTCAACGCCAAGACGGCGAAAATGGAAAAAGGGATCAAGATCCCGGTCATCATTACCGTTTACGAAGACCGCTCTTTCACCTTTATCACCAAGATGCCGCCTATGGCCGTGCTGATTATCAAGGAACTGGGCCTTGCGAAAGGATCCGGTGCTCCGCACAAAGATAAAGTCGGCAAGATCACCCAAGCCCAGTGCGAAAAAATCGCCGCGCAGAAACTGCCCGATTTGAACACGAAAGACATCAAACAGGCGGCCGAGATGGTAAAAGGCACCTGCCGCAGCATGGGTGTGGACGTAGTAAAATAAATTTAAACTGAGGGAGGGCGACAACGCCCGTTACAACCTAAGGAGTATTTCAGATGGGAAAAAGAATGCAAGCCGCTCAAAAAGCTTACGATAAGTCCAAAGTTTACACGTTGGAAGAAGGCGCCAAGATCGTAAAAGAAAACGCCAAAGCCAAATTCGACGAAACCGTTGAAATCCACGTGAAACTGGGCATTGATACCAAAAAAGCCGACCAACAGGTGCGCACCACGGTGGCTTTGCCGCATGGTACGGGTAAAACCAAACGCATCGCGGTCATCGCCAAAGGCGAGCATGTGCAGGAAGCGCAGGCCGCCGGTGCCGACAGAGTGGGCTGTGAAGACATTGTGGACGAAGTCTTGAAAGGCAAAATTGACTTTGACGTGCTCGTGGCCACGCCGGATACGATGAAAGACCTGGCCAAAGCCGCCAAAATCTTGGGCCCGCGCGGACTGATGCCGAACCCGAAAAGCGGTACGGTGACGTTTGACCTGGCCAACACCATCAAAGCCTTGAAAGCCGGACGCATTGAATTCAAAGCCGATGCTTATGGTATCGTGCACGCCATTATTGGCAAAGCGTCTTTTGACGCCGCCAAATTGGTGGAAAACGCAAAAGCCGTTATGGACACTATCCTTCGCGTAAAACCGAGCACCTCGAAAGGGATCTATGTACAGAGCATTTCGTTAAGCTCTACCATGGGCCCGGGTGTATTCGTTACCCATAAATAGTTGTTCTCTTTTGCATAAAAACCCCGCTTTCCGGCGGGGTTTTTTGTTGTATTTTCCTGCAGCTTTTCCGCGTTTTGGGTGCACAAAATCCGCTTGCGGCGCAGCCGGCTTCTTGTTACAATGAAAAGATAGAACCCTATGCGCAAATGGCGGCTTCTTTTTTTCTTTCTCAGTGTAGCCTCGGCCGTTTCCGCCCAGCCGGGCGGCCCGGCCTGGGGCAAACAACTGGTGCGGGTGCTGGGGCCGACGGCCGCCCGGCAGACGGCGGTTGTGCCCGCGCCCAAACTGGAACGAGCCCTTCAAACCCAACTGCTGGCCCATACCCGGTGGAAAAACGCCCTTCCCTTAAAAGCAGATCTCTACTTGCCGGCGCGCAGTATGGCCGTCAAAAGTTCGCCTTCAATCCTTCCCGCCAGCGAGGCGGATGCTTATTTTAATTACATAAACGACCAGTTGGCCGCCGTGTGGCAAAGCGTAACCGAGCGGGATATCGCGCTTTTGCAGCATTATAAGACTGATATTTTAAAATCCCTGCACGTGCGTTTGCCCCGTCAGCCGGTGCAGTATGCCGCGCTGATTCCGCCCCAAGCCAAGTACATTGCCGTGGGGGAAGAACACGGCTTTGCGCCGCTTCGCAAAGCTTTTGAAGAACTGGTGCTGGGCTACCGGCACATGTATCCGGAGCGAAAAATTATTGTGTTAACGGAGTTTGTGTTTGACAGGACGCTTCCGCTGTCTGAAAAAACGGGGGAACCGGTGTCGCTGTTGGGGCTTAAATACCGGCGGGTCAGTGCGGATTTTCGGTTTTTGGAGAAATTTGTCAAACGAGGCATAGACGTCATCGGGCTGGAAGATGAACGCTATTTCCGCAGTCATCAACGGCTCATTACGCCCGTTTTCCGCCAGGTGGAATCGGTGTATGGCATGAAACAGCGCAATGAGCATTGGCGCGAAATTATCGAACAAGTACGCCGCCGGGAGCCGGAGGCCGTGTTTTTTGTCTATACCGGCAATATGCACGTGCATTACCGGGCGCCGTACTCGCTGGCGAGGGCTTCTTCACAGGTGTTTGTTCTTCAATTTTTTGCGGGGGAACTGGGCCGCGATTTGCCTTTCGGGGCCGTTATGCAAAAAGAACCTTTTGCCCGCACGGAAGGCGATGCCCGCTATCCTACCGTTCTCTCCTGGCCGCAGGCCAGCCCGTATCGCATGTTAAGCGGGTTTGACGCGGGGCTTATTTTTCCGGTATCGCAATAGCTTTTAATTTACTATCATAAACAGAAGAACAACTATGTGGAAAACGATTGTACTTTTAACCTGTTTGCTGGGCGCCGCTCCCGTTTGGGGGCAGGTGAGCGTGATTTCGGTTACGGATGAAGATAGACATACCCGCAAAGAGGACTTTTATCATACCTTTGAGTATTATATTACGCCCACGGGGGAAAAAGCGGCTTCCGTCAGCAAATGCCAAGCCACCCGCATCGGGCGCCGCTGGTTTGCCACGGCGGCCCACTGCGTACAGCAGAACTGCCAAAACGGGTGTCTGATTCAAATGGATTTACTGGAACAGCCCGTTTCGGCCCTGGCCCGCGTGACGCACTCCGCCAAGAAACCGGCCGTGTTTGTGCATCCGGACTTTTCCCCGCAGAAAATAGTCAAAAACGATTTTGCCCTCATCCGCTTGGATTTAGACCGCGCTCCGATTACTTATTACCGCCGCGCCGGCGGAAAACAAAAAAACAACCTTGCCCTTACCCGGGCGCAGTTTGATGCGTTTTTGCGGCAAAACCTGCAGGCTTCGCGCCAATACCGGCGCATTGTAAGCCCGGAGTTTCCGCCCCTTGTGTTGTTTGACGACGGTAATTATGTAATTGACCGGGATCTGTCGGTCATTTCCATTTTTGGCGGAAAGCGGGAAATCAAGCCCGATCCTTACCCGGTGTATTACGTCAAAGCGCTGGGATTTGCCTATACGCATAATTTCGGTATCCGCAAAGGGATGAGCGGGTCTGGCGTGATGAGCAACACCGGGGAGCTGGTGGGCATTATTTCGGCCAATTTAACTTCTGTCCGCGGGGTGGGCAATAAAGCCGCGCGGAAGGAAGAGTATTTTATGTTCCCGGTGTTTAATGCGGAAATTGCTTCTTTTATGGAAAGCGTAATGGGCAGCGATTATTATAAATTGGATTGGAAGGATGCCTTTCCTGATTTTGTCCGCAAATCCCAGCGGGATTTTTCACCCGTGGTACAGGCCGTAGAGTGGGTGGATACCCATACGGGGGCCCGTTAACGTAAAAAAGGCGCTTTGAAAAGCGCCTTTTTGAATAGCTTTTATTTCAGTTTGGCCTGGCGCCGCGCCCGGCGTTTTTCCAGACGCTCCTGCTTGGTTTCGCGCCGTTTATACCCGGCGTGTTCGGGTGCGGTGGGGGCTTCGTTGTCAAAATCCCCGTTCCATTCAAATTCCCGCCCGCCTACGACCAAGGTGTCTCCGTCTTGCACGCCAAATTTAAGGAGTGCCTTTTCCAGACCAATTTTCTTAAAAATCCCGCGCAGCCGGGCCACGGCTTCGGGCTGGTTGAAATTGGTCATGGCGATAAATTCCACCACTTTTTTGCCGGTAATGTGGATGACCTCTTCTTCATCGCGGGAGATGGAAAAAATGGGTTCCACCTTGTGCACCGCCGCCGTTTGTTCTGGCTCCAGCGGCATTTCCACCGGGGTAGAAGCCAAAATTTTTACCACTTCGTCCAGTACCGCGTTTACGCCTTCGCCCGTCGCGGCGGACATCAGCATTACTTTGTGCTTTTTAAATTTCTTTTTCAGCGTTTCATACGCTTTTTGGGCGGAAGGCAAATCCATTTTGTTGACCACGATAATGCGCGGTTTTTCAAACAATTTTTTGTCAAACGTTTTCAGTTCGTTTTCAATTACTTTGACGGACTTCTCCGCATTCATTCCGTCAAATCCTTCCGGATCCACCAGGTGCAGCAGCACGCGGGTGCGCTCAATGTGTTTTAAAAATTGGTATCCTAACCCCTTTCCTTCGCTGGCGCCTTCAATAATGCCGGGAATATCGGCCGTGGCAAAGCTGACGTTTTTGTGAAGCGTAATGCCCAGGTTGGGGTTCAGCGTCGTGAACGGATAATCCGCAATGCGCGGGCGCGCGGCGGAAATGCGGCTTAAGAAAGTGCTTTTGCCCGCGTTGGGGAAGCCGACCAGTCCCAAGTCCGCCAATACTTTTAATTCCAAAATAAGGGTTACTTCTTCGCCGGGCTGTCCGTTTTCGGCAATGTGCGGGGCGGTGTTGTTGCGCGTTTTAAACGATTGGTTCCCGCGGCCGCCCATGCCGCCTTTGGCAACGGTAAATTCTTGGCCGGGCTTGGTCAGATCGGCTAAGATATGGCCGTCCTGTTTGACGATCGTCCCGCAGGGAACAAGCACAATGCGGTCTTCTCCGGCGCGGCCGGTTTTGTTGTAGGTGCCGCCCTTTTCGCCGTTTTGGGCTTCAATGTGCGGGTTGTAGGCCAGCTCCAGGAGCGTGGTTAAATTGGGTTCGGCGCGCAGGATCACGTCGCCGCCTTTGCCGCCGCAGCCGCCGTTGGGGCCGCCGAATTCAATAAATTTTTCGCGGCGGAAAGATAAACAGCCGTCGCCGCCTTTGCCGGCGGTAACGTAGATTTTAACACGGTCTAAAAAACTTCCCGATTGCATAGTTCCTCTTTCGCCGCGCTTATTTGTTGCGGCGGATAAAAATTAAATGGTTTCGTCCTGCATCAGCGCTTGCGCCAATAACTTTTTGGATAACGTGCGCTTGGCTTTTTGGCGCGCGCGTTTTACTTTGGCGCGGGTCGGCGTTTTGGCGCAGGGGTAAGCCCATTCGTCTTGGCTTACGTGTAATTCGTCTTTCTTCATAAATTGTACCAAACAATAAAAATTTTGCGTCGGTCTGCCATAAAAAAAGCGGCAGGATTTGTTCCTGCCGCTTTTTTAAACTGTGAAGCTTATTTGTCCGCTTCGGCCTTTTTGGCTTTGGCGGGCGCCTTTTTGGCGGCCGGTTTTTTGGCAGCCGGTTTGGCGGTTTTGGCAGCTGCTTTTTTGGCAGGAGCCTTGGCTTCTTCTTTGGTTTCCGCAACTTTCGGGTACACGGAAATCTGCTTTTTGCCTCTCTTCACCCATTCAAAGGTTACAATGCCGGCGACGCGGGCAAAAAGGCTGTCATCGCTGCTTCTGGAAACGTTGGTACCGGGCAAGAATTTGGTACCGCGTTGGCGCACGATGATTTCCCCAGCGTTTACAAACTGGGAGCCGTAGCGTTTAATACCTAAACGCTGGCCGTGGCTGTCTCTTCCGTTGGAGGAAGAACCTTGTGCTTTTGTATGTGCCATAGTTTAGTCTCCCAATTTATGCTAACTGGATATCCGTGATTTTAATTTGCGTTAAATCCTGTCTGTGGCCGATGGTTCTTTCGTAACCTTTTTTCGGTCTTTTCTTAAAAACGAGGATTTTCGGACCTCTCAAATGTTTGACCACTTGAGCGGTGACCTTGGCCGTGTTACCGGCTTTGGCATCTGCCGAGGTACCTTCTTCGTCGGCGGCCCAGAGCACTTTGAGTTCCACGCTCTCGCCCGCTTTCGCGTCCAGTTTTTCAACCTGCAGATCTTGACCGGGTTTTACCCAGTACTGTTTTCCACCAGTTTCAATAATTGCGTACATAAGTTTATTATACCAAATAAAGAGACAACACCCCACGCCCTCGCCTTTTGGGCCGGGCGGAAGAGGGTTGCTCTCCCTTAATTTGTATATATATTATAACATAATTCGCTCCGTTTGGCTGCAAAACGGCAGGCATACGGGAAACGGAGCCGTTTCAAAAGGAGCAGTCGTGCAGGGAGAGTGTAAATTTAATAAAATATAAAAAAGAGATTTTACAGCAAAGCTGCAGGATTATGCCTACTAAAATGAAAGAAGATTATTATCAGATACTTGGTGTAGAACGTACGGCGTCGGAAGTGGAAATCAAATCCGCTTTCCGCCGGCAGGCGATGAAATACCACCCCGACCGCAACCCTGGCAACAAAGAAGCCGAAGAACAATTTAAAAAAGTAAACGAGGCTTTTTCCGTACTGTCCGACCCGCAGAAAAAACGGATGTACGACCAATACGGGCACGAAGGCGTTTCGGGCGCGGGCGGATTTGGCGGGTTTAACGCCGGCGGATTTGGAGACATCAACGATATTTTCGGTTCCGTTTTCGGCGATATTTTTGGCGGTGGTTTCGGCGGCGCCAGACGGCAAAGCCCCCGGCCGCAGCGCGGGGAAGATTTAAAGCTGGACGTTACGCTTACGCTGGAAGAAGCGTTTATGGGCAAAGAAGTGCCGGTGGACTACACCCGCATGGACAATTGCTCCGCGTGCGACGGCACCGGTGCCGCGCCCGGCAGTGCGCGCAAAACCTGCCGCTCCTGCAACGGAACGGGAACGGTTACCTATTCCCAGGGATTTTTCAGCATGCGACAAGTATGCCCCGACTGCGGCGGCAAAGGAACTGTGGTGGAAAAACCCTGCCCCGAATGCCGCGGAAGCGGTACAAAACGCGTGAAAGAAAAAATTACCGTTAAAATTCCGTCCGGGGTGCGCTCGGGTGTTACGCTGCGCGTTTCCAACGGGGGCGATATCGGCACCAACGGCGGCGGCTTTGGCGATTTGTATGTAGAAGTGCACGTCAAAGAGCACAAAATTTTCAAACGCCAGGGGGATGATTTGGTAATTGACGCCCAAATCACCTATCCGCAGGCGGTGCTCGGCGGCAGCATTAAGGTTCCCACCATTGAAGGAAAAGAAGTGGAATTGACGATTCCGAAAGGCACGCAATTCGGTTCCACGCTTAAACTGCAGGGGAACGGCATGCCGCGCCTGGGCAAGAAAGGATTTGGGGACTTGCTGGTAAACATTAAAATTGAAGTTCCCAAAAAACCGACGCCCCGCCAGAAGGAACTCTTGGAAGAGCTGGCCAAAGAAACGGGCGGCAAGAAAAGTTTCTTTCAGGAACTGTTTTCTTAGTAAAAAGCGCAACACAAAAAACGGACGGCAAAAAGCCGTCCGTTTTTTTAGAATCTGTTTGGCTTATTTGATAATGCCTCCGCCCAGGACAACATCCCCGTCGGCATACAGCACGGCCGACTGCCCCGCCGTAACCGAAAGCTGCGGCTCGGCAAATTGCGCCGTAAAAGATCCGTCCCCCAGCACGTGCACCCGCGCCCGAGCGGGAACGTGCAAATTGCGGATTTTAATTTCGCACGAAAAATTTTCCGCCGGCACTTCCCCCGCCACCCAGCTGACGTGGTCTGCCTGCAGCGTGCTTGTGTACAAAGCCTCTTTCGGCCCGATGACCACTTGGTTTTTGGGGGCGTCAATGCGTACCACATACATGGGCGTTTTAAATCCGCTTACGCCCAATCCTTTTCGCTTGCCGATCGTATAGCCCCAAATGCCGTTGTGGCGGGCCACTTTTTTGCCGTCCAGGGTAACAATGTCGCCCGGTTTATTGGGGAAGTTCAGCAAGTCGTTGTAATTGCCGCAATAAAAATCCTGGCTGTCTTCTTTATCGGCCACGGCCAGCCCCGCTTGGCGGGCCACTTCGCGGATTTCGGGCTTTGTTTTTTCGCCCAGCGGGAACAACACGCGGGACAGTTGCTCCTGCGTCAGGCGGTGCAGAAAGTAGCTTTGGTCGCGCGATAAATCTTTGGCTCTTTTAAGCACGTATTTGCCGGCGGCGGGATCGTATTCCACGCGGGCGTAATGGCCGGTGGCAAATTTATCAAACGCAATGCCCTGCGCCTTGGCGGCGGCCGGCAGTACGCCGAATTTAATTAAACTGTTGCACCACACGCACGGATTGGGGGTGCGCCCGCAGGCGTATTCCTGGCGGAAATTATCCAGTACCGTTTGGCGGTATTGTTGGCGGCAGTCCACCGCTAAAAATTCAATATCCAGCTTTTTGGCCAAATTTTCTATTTCGCTGATGTCTTCCTTTTCGGGAGAAAGGCAGGCGTTTTTTTGGTAAGGCCCGTTAGGAACCGGCAGGGAAGGATCCCAAATCAGCATGGTCGCGCCGATGACGCGGTAGCCTTGTTGTTTAAGCAGTACGGCCGCGGCGGCGGAGTCCACCCCGCCCGAAAGGCCGATGAGTATTGTCTCTTTTTCCATCAGAAACCTCGTAAAAGAAAATTGTACTTAAGGTTGAAAGCCAAAAGGACACTATATTGTAGTATTTTCGGCAGCGGAGCGGAACGGCAGAAAAAACCCCGCTGCAGCGTGCGGGGCATTAAAATAATTTCTTTTTTTCGCCGGCTGGCACATCGGCCGTTTGCGGCTTAGGCTGGTTGACCGAAATGTTGGCGTAGAGCTTGCGCACGGAAGGATAAATCTTTTTAAACGCCGCCACGACGTGCGGGTCAAACGATTTGCCGGACTCGCCTAAAATATAGGCGTAGGCTTCGTCCGTGGGCCAGGCTTTTTTGTACACGCGGAAGACGCACAGCGCGTCAAACACGTCCGCCACCGTAATGATGCGCGCCTCTATCGGAATTTCTTCTCCTTTAAGCCCTTTGGGGTAGCCGGAGCCGTTCCATTTTTCGTGGTGGTAGCAGGCCATTTTGTGCGCGATTTTTAATACTTTAGAATGCGCCCCTTCCAAAATGCGTCCGCCGTAAATGGTGTGGGATTTCATAATTTCAAATTCTTCCGGCGTCAGCTTGCCCGGTTTAAGCAGGATGTTGTCCGCCAGCGCCACTTTGCCGATATCGTGCAACGGGCTGGCGTTTTTAATAAGTTCGGAATCTTTTTTGCTCATGCCCAGCGCCAAGGCCAGCAAGTAGGAAATAATGCTGATGTTTTTTAAATGGGCGCGGGTGTCTTGCTGGTCGCGGTATTCGGCCGTAACGGCCAGGCGGTAAATCGTTTCCAGCTGGGCAACGTGTACGTCTTGGTAAAGCTTGGCAATTTCAATGGCGCTGCCGGCAAATGTGGCCAGCAAAAGCAAAATGCCTTCGTCTTTTTTGTCAAAGGCGGTGCCGTCTGATTTATTAGCCACTTGGAAAACGCCCAACACTTTGCCGGAATTGTTTTTAAGCGGAATAGCCAGCATGGAATGGGTGCGGAAATCCGTAACCATATCCACGTCCATGGAAAAGCGGGGGTCTTCGTAGGCGTTGGGGAGGTTGATGGTTTCGCCCGTGCGGGCCACCAGCGAAATTACGCCGTTGCCGTTAAGCGGCACGCGGATTTCGGTATGTTCCAAGCCGCGGCCTTGGGCAATTTTAGACCAGAGTTCGTTTTTTTCTACGTCTTTTAAATAAATGGTGCACCGGCCGACATCCAGCATTTTGGTAATTTGTTGGCCGATAATGTCTAGCAATTTATCCAAGCGCAATTCACACGAAATACGCGCCCCAAACTCTACCAGCAAGTTTAGCTTTTCTTCGGCAGAAAGCTTGCTGTTTTCCGGCTTGAAAGATTGCATAGCCTCACCCGTTTAAGCGTACTAAGTGGTCTGCCTGGGCGTGCGGGTAAAAACGTTTTAAATAAAACCCCAGCTCCAAGGCAGACAGCCCTGACAAAGTAAACACAGTCCCTGTCTGTGTTCGGGCGATGCTCCGCACGGCCTGCATACAAATGGGCTCCGCCCAATCAGGCCGCACGAAACTATAACCGAACGCGGGCGTGTCCGCGTCCTTATACCAACACTCTACAAAATTTTTCTTAAATTGTGTCTTTAATATTTTTTGCGCCCGGTCAAACACTTCTCCCTCTCGGGAAAACAAGGCGGAATAATCCAGCCGCACGTTTTTTTGTTCCGCTTTTTGCGGGCGCGGTTTTAAAATGTCGGTTACAAAACACACGCACGCCGCAAACCGCCGGGCTTGCTTTTGCAAGGAGGGCCAGCGGTCAAATAATTGCGGGGCGCTGCGGAAAAACAGGTACACGTCAATGCTGTCCGTCAGTACGGGCAGGCGGCCGCCGGCGGTGTGTTGGTGGCGGCGGATCAGCCGGCGCAGCAAGCGGCGGCTTTGGCGCAGGTCGCCATACACATATTCAAACAGGCCGCTGGGGGCGTTCCAAACTAAAACCGAATGTTTTTGGGCGGCTTGCGCCAGCACCGAGGCGCCCAAATCGGGCATCAGCCATTGGGCTTCCAAAGAAGGCAGGTAAATAAGCGTAGGGTTTTGGACGGGGGAAAGCGTCTGTTGCAAAAGTTGTTTGCGTTCTTTTTCGTGCAAGGCGCGGGGCAGAATATCGTCCGCGTGGCGAATCCAGGACAGAGGCGGCAGCGCTAAAAGCCCGCTCATGCGCATTAGGCGCACCGCGCCCATGCGCCGAAGCACGCGCGCCGTTTGCACGAGAAACGCAAATAATCGGGGCCTGCGTGCGCGGCAGGAGAGTAAAAAGTGCAGTCCGCCCGGCAACCAGCGGCCGCCTAATGCACGGCGCAGTTCCAGCATATGTTGTGCCGTCGGAATTTTGCCGGCGCAGGCTTGCGTACAGCGGCCGCAAAGCAGGCAGCTGGCGGCCAGTTCTTGAAGCAAGGCGCGGTTTTGAGCCACAGTTATTTTGCGCTCCATCAGCAGGCGCACCGCTTGGTTTCGCCCACGCGGGGAAAACGTTTCCTGCGCGCTTAGCAGATACGTAGGGCAAGCCTGCTGGCAGCTGCCGCAGCGGTTGCAAAAGGAAACGGAATCGTACACGCTGCGCTCGCCAAAAGGGGTTTGCAGGGAAGAAAGATGTTTTTTAGGGGCGTTCGGATCTAATTGAGGAACGAAAAAATCAGTCATTTTCTTCTCCTTTTAACGCGGGGAACAAATCATTCGGATCCAGCTGTTTTTTAATCGCCCGCCACAGCGCGTTGGCCGGCGCCTGCACAAACGGAAGCACGGGCACGGAAGCAACCGGCTGGGCAAAAATTTTAAAAGTAAGCCGAGTCACGATGCCCAGCGTGCCCTGCGAGCCTGCAAACAAACGGGTCAAGTGGTAGCCGGCGGCGTTTTTCATGAGTTTGCCGCCGTAGCGCACGAAAGAGCCGTCCGGCAGCAGGGCTTCCAGCCCCAACACATGGGAATAAAAATCCGGCATGCATCCGGAGCAAAACGCGCCCCCCAGCGAGCCTTTGCCGGCGGGAAGCGCGCAAAAAACCTGTTCCTGCTGCAAGGTCTGCACAAGTGCCGCAAGCGGCACGCCCGCCTCGGCGGTAGCCGTGTAGTTGGTTTTATCAATTTCTATCACGCGGGCAAGCGTTTGGGTACTGAGCGTATTTTGGGCGGTTGTTTGCAAACGGGTGTTTTGCCCGATCGGGATGCAGGGCGCCTGGGCCTCTTTGCGGCGCAAAACGGCGGAGGCCAGCGCGGCCATGCGTGCGTCGGGCGCCGCCGCGGGGCGGGCCTTTTCGGCGTAGTTTACCGGAATTAATTTAAGGGGGTTTGCCAGTTGGCGCGGATCCAGCGCTTGCTTGATTTGCCGGAACAAATCCAGGGTGGGCTTATCGTACTGATAAGCCATCACGGCCCGTTTTTCTACGCCCACGCCATGCTCCCCGGACACGGTTCCGCCGCAGTCCACGCACGCCTGCAGAATTTCTTTCAGCGCGCGGGTAACGTGCACAGTTTCGGGCTTGTTGCGCTCGTCAAACACGATTTGCGGGTGAAAATTGCCGTCTCCGGCGTGGAAGAGCAAACTGGCCACAATGTGGTTGTCGTCTAGAATTTGCCGCACTTTTTTTAATGCGCGCGGCAGTTCGCTGCGGGGGACGGTTCCGTCTCCCACCATCACGTTGGGCGCCAGCCGCGCCATCGCCGCGTAAGCCGCCCGGCGGCCAAACCACAGTTTTTGGCGTTCGGCTTCGGTGCGGGCCGGGATAAAATGCTGGGCTTTGTTCTTTAGGCAAATTTCTTCCAGCTCTTTTTCTTCTTTTTCAATTTGAGCCGGTTTGCCGTCCAGCTCCAAAATAAGCAGGGCCTGCGCGTCCAGCGGGTAGCCGGCATGGGCAAATTCTTCCACCGCGCGGGTGGTGATTTGATCCATGGCTTCCACGCAGCGCGGGATAATCCCCCGTGCCACTAAATCGCTGACGGTTTGCACACTGTCTGCCAGTGAGGGGAACGTAACCAAAAAAGTTTTGATGTGTTTGGCGGCCGGCAAAATGCGCACTTGTAGCCGGGTAATAACGCCCAAAGTGCCTTCGCTTCCGGCCAAGAGGCCAATCCAATCCGGCCCGCCTTGCCTGCGGGAAACCGACACGGGCGTTCCGTCCGCAAGCACCACTTCCGCGGCCAGCACATGGTCAATCGTGCCGCCGTATTTCATACAGCGCGCCCCGCTTGCGTTTTGGGCCAAATTGCCGCCCACGGTGCAGACGCGTTCACTGGCGGGATCGGGCGCGTAGAAATAGCCCAGCGGCGCCAAGCGGTCTTGCAGATCCCCGGTAATTACGCCCGGCTGTACCCACGCCCAGCCTTCCCGGGTGTTGATTTGCAGAATATGCTTAAGCGCCGTTAAATTTAAAATGACCCCGCCGTTTAAAGCCGTGCAGCTGCCGGCGTGGTTGGTGGCGCTGGCGCGGGGGACAAA harbors:
- the mnmA gene encoding tRNA 2-thiouridine(34) synthase MnmA codes for the protein MEKETILIGLSGGVDSAAAAVLLKQQGYRVIGATMLIWDPSLPVPNGPYQKNACLSPEKEDISEIENLAKKLDIEFLAVDCRQQYRQTVLDNFRQEYACGRTPNPCVWCNSLIKFGVLPAAAKAQGIAFDKFATGHYARVEYDPAAGKYVLKRAKDLSRDQSYFLHRLTQEQLSRVLFPLGEKTKPEIREVARQAGLAVADKEDSQDFYCGNYNDLLNFPNKPGDIVTLDGKKVARHNGIWGYTIGKRKGLGVSGFKTPMYVVRIDAPKNQVVIGPKEALYTSTLQADHVSWVAGEVPAENFSCEIKIRNLHVPARARVHVLGDGSFTAQFAEPQLSVTAGQSAVLYADGDVVLGGGIIK
- the obgE gene encoding GTPase ObgE, whose product is MQSGSFLDRVKIYVTAGKGGDGCLSFRREKFIEFGGPNGGCGGKGGDVILRAEPNLTTLLELAYNPHIEAQNGEKGGTYNKTGRAGEDRIVLVPCGTIVKQDGHILADLTKPGQEFTVAKGGMGGRGNQSFKTRNNTAPHIAENGQPGEEVTLILELKVLADLGLVGFPNAGKSTFLSRISAARPRIADYPFTTLNPNLGITLHKNVSFATADIPGIIEGASEGKGLGYQFLKHIERTRVLLHLVDPEGFDGMNAEKSVKVIENELKTFDKKLFEKPRIIVVNKMDLPSAQKAYETLKKKFKKHKVMLMSAATGEGVNAVLDEVVKILASTPVEMPLEPEQTAAVHKVEPIFSISRDEEEVIHITGKKVVEFIAMTNFNQPEAVARLRGIFKKIGLEKALLKFGVQDGDTLVVGGREFEWNGDFDNEAPTAPEHAGYKRRETKQERLEKRRARRQAKLK
- the rplK gene encoding 50S ribosomal protein L11, with the protein product MAKEKKIKGYIKLQIPAGAANPAPPVGPALGQHGVNIMEFCKQFNAKTAKMEKGIKIPVIITVYEDRSFTFITKMPPMAVLIIKELGLAKGSGAPHKDKVGKITQAQCEKIAAQKLPDLNTKDIKQAAEMVKGTCRSMGVDVVK
- the rplU gene encoding 50S ribosomal protein L21, with product MYAIIETGGKQYWVKPGQDLQVEKLDAKAGESVELKVLWAADEEGTSADAKAGNTAKVTAQVVKHLRGPKILVFKKRPKKGYERTIGHRQDLTQIKITDIQLA
- the dnaJ gene encoding molecular chaperone DnaJ — its product is MPTKMKEDYYQILGVERTASEVEIKSAFRRQAMKYHPDRNPGNKEAEEQFKKVNEAFSVLSDPQKKRMYDQYGHEGVSGAGGFGGFNAGGFGDINDIFGSVFGDIFGGGFGGARRQSPRPQRGEDLKLDVTLTLEEAFMGKEVPVDYTRMDNCSACDGTGAAPGSARKTCRSCNGTGTVTYSQGFFSMRQVCPDCGGKGTVVEKPCPECRGSGTKRVKEKITVKIPSGVRSGVTLRVSNGGDIGTNGGGFGDLYVEVHVKEHKIFKRQGDDLVIDAQITYPQAVLGGSIKVPTIEGKEVELTIPKGTQFGSTLKLQGNGMPRLGKKGFGDLLVNIKIEVPKKPTPRQKELLEELAKETGGKKSFFQELFS
- a CDS encoding trypsin-like serine protease, with the protein product MWKTIVLLTCLLGAAPVWGQVSVISVTDEDRHTRKEDFYHTFEYYITPTGEKAASVSKCQATRIGRRWFATAAHCVQQNCQNGCLIQMDLLEQPVSALARVTHSAKKPAVFVHPDFSPQKIVKNDFALIRLDLDRAPITYYRRAGGKQKNNLALTRAQFDAFLRQNLQASRQYRRIVSPEFPPLVLFDDGNYVIDRDLSVISIFGGKREIKPDPYPVYYVKALGFAYTHNFGIRKGMSGSGVMSNTGELVGIISANLTSVRGVGNKAARKEEYFMFPVFNAEIASFMESVMGSDYYKLDWKDAFPDFVRKSQRDFSPVVQAVEWVDTHTGAR
- the nusG gene encoding transcription termination/antitermination protein NusG, producing MSEEKAWYVVHTQTGHEDKVREKILLNIEIQNFGDRVFQVLVPTEEVVEVKQNKKILRKRKFFPGYVLVQMKMTSEAYWFIKSITGVTGFLGDPNPVPLPEEEIAGIVELTDNTSGKPKHVVEFERGESVRITEGPFKHFIGVVEDVNEQKNKLKVMVTVFDRATPVEVDFLQVEKN
- the rplA gene encoding 50S ribosomal protein L1; the protein is MGKRMQAAQKAYDKSKVYTLEEGAKIVKENAKAKFDETVEIHVKLGIDTKKADQQVRTTVALPHGTGKTKRIAVIAKGEHVQEAQAAGADRVGCEDIVDEVLKGKIDFDVLVATPDTMKDLAKAAKILGPRGLMPNPKSGTVTFDLANTIKALKAGRIEFKADAYGIVHAIIGKASFDAAKLVENAKAVMDTILRVKPSTSKGIYVQSISLSSTMGPGVFVTHK